Proteins from a genomic interval of Phalacrocorax aristotelis unplaced genomic scaffold, bGulAri2.1 scaffold_144, whole genome shotgun sequence:
- the LOC142051105 gene encoding feather keratin 3-like, which translates to MSCYDLCPPKTSVAVPQHVAVPQPIAESCNELCARQCPDSTAFIQPPPVVVTFPGPILSSFPQQAVVGSSGAPAFGGSLGLGGLYGAGATQGSGGLCTFGRPYASPACSPCVLPRYTKKLWDTCGPC; encoded by the coding sequence ATGTCTTGCTACGACCTGTGCCCACCAAAAACCAGCGTCGCCGTCCCGCAGCACGTCGCCGTCCCACAGCCCATCGCCGAGAGCTGCAACGAGCTGTGCGCCCGCCAGTGCCCCGACTCCACGGCCTTCATCCAGCCGCCCCCCGTCGTCGTCACCTtccccggccccatcctcagctccttcccccagcaagCCGTGGTGGGCTCCTCCGGAGCACCGGCCTTTgggggctccctggggctggggggcctcTACGGTGCCGGGGCCACGCAGGGCTCGGGGGGCCTCTGCACCTTTGGCAGACCCTACGCTTCTCCCGCCTGCAGCCCTTGCGTCTTGCCCCGCTACACCAAGAAGCTGTGGGACACCTGTGGGCCCTGCTAG